The Gammaproteobacteria bacterium nucleotide sequence TTTGACCTCAGGGCAACCTAGTTCACCTAGGATCCTCGACGGTCAGGGTGTCCGGGGAGTCTAGTCTCGGGACCTGGCAAAGCTCTGCCGCACGTAAAATCAGCCAGGGGCGTATTGTCGCTTGATCCACTGCCGATAACTGCCATCCATAACGTCACGCCACCAGGCCTCATTCTCAAGGTACCAGTATAGCGTTCTGCGAATGCCAGTCTCGAATCCTTCAGTGGGATCGTATCCGAGTTGAGCCGTGATCTTTGCGGTATCGATAGCATAGCGCCGGTCATGGCCAGGTCGATCTTTGACAAAGGTGATCAGACTTTCACTTGGCTTTCCCTGTGCTCCGGGGCAAAGGGGGAAACGATCTTTAAGTCCGCTATCGAGGCTGAAAGTATCATCGATCACCTGGCAGAGTAGTCTTACAATGTCTATGTTGGCCCATTCATTGTTGCCCCCGATATTATAAGTCTCCCCTGGCTTACCGTCGCTTAACACCAGATCGATACCGCGGCAGTGATCATCTACATAAAGCCAATCGCGGATATTGAGCCCGTCACCATATACGGGCAACGGCTTGCCATCCAACGCGTTCACGATCATGAGAGGGATTAGTTTTTCCGGAAACTGGTAGGGCCCATAGTTGTTAGAACAGTTAGAGATCGTCACCGGCAATCCATAAGTGTCACTATACGCGCGAACCAGATGATCGGAGGCCGCTTTACTCGCAGCATAGGGGGAATGCGGTGTGTAAGAGGTTGTCTCGCTGAACGCAGGCTCGTCGGGTTCGAGGGAGCCGTAGACCTCGTCTGTAGAGACATGATGAAAACGGTACTTCTCCAAATCTACGTGCCGGTCGAGCCAAGCTTTCCGTGCAGCTTTCAATAGATTATGAGTGCCATTAATGTTGGTTTCGATAAAAGGGTCAGGTCCGGATATAGAGCGGTCGACATGCGATTCGGCGGCCAAATGGACAATTGTAGTGATATCTTCCTCGGCCAACAGACTATCTATGGGTTTCGAATCGCATATGTCACCGTGTACGAAGCGGAGATTCTTCTCGCCCCTCACCGGCTCAAGGTTCGCCAAATTTCCTGCGTAAGTGAGCGCATCCAATATTACGATACGGTCCTCTGGATGGTGCTTCAGCCAATAATGAACGAAGCCCGCACCGATGAAGCCGGCGCCACCAGTAACTAATAATTTACGCATTCTTTCGGGAAATGACCTCGAAGCAGAACGGATGGCAGTGCCCCACGAACCCTTTCACGTGAACCTAGGCTCCCGTATCATTCGTAGCAGGTATTGCCCATAACTATTCTGTCTTAAAGGCTCAGCAAGACATTCGACCTGCGCCGCATCGATATAACCCATGCGGTAGGCGATCTCCTCCGGGCAGGCGATTTTTAAGCCCTGGCGTCGTTCGATAATTTCTATAAATTGACTCGCCTGCAATAAAGTTTCATGCGTGCCGGTATCCAGCCAAGCCGTGCCACGGCCGAGAAGCTCGACGTGTAGAGCCCCCCTATCCAGATACTGTTTGTTGACATCGGTTATTTCTAGCTCACCCCGCGCCGAAGGCTTTAGTTCACCAGCTATATCTACCACTTGATTGTCGTAGAAGTATAGCCCGGGAATAGCATAGTTGGATCGGGGTTTAACTGGCTTTTCCTCCAGCCCGATCACATTATAGTTAGCGTCGAACTCGACGATGCCATAGCCACTTGGATCTTCCACGC carries:
- the rfbB gene encoding dTDP-glucose 4,6-dehydratase; translated protein: MRKLLVTGGAGFIGAGFVHYWLKHHPEDRIVILDALTYAGNLANLEPVRGEKNLRFVHGDICDSKPIDSLLAEEDITTIVHLAAESHVDRSISGPDPFIETNINGTHNLLKAARKAWLDRHVDLEKYRFHHVSTDEVYGSLEPDEPAFSETTSYTPHSPYAASKAASDHLVRAYSDTYGLPVTISNCSNNYGPYQFPEKLIPLMIVNALDGKPLPVYGDGLNIRDWLYVDDHCRGIDLVLSDGKPGETYNIGGNNEWANIDIVRLLCQVIDDTFSLDSGLKDRFPLCPGAQGKPSESLITFVKDRPGHDRRYAIDTAKITAQLGYDPTEGFETGIRRTLYWYLENEAWWRDVMDGSYRQWIKRQYAPG
- the rfbA gene encoding glucose-1-phosphate thymidylyltransferase RfbA, which encodes MTIASPPERKGIILAGGAGTRLYPITQSVSKQLLPVYDKPMIYYPLSILMLAGVRDILLVSTPEDLPRYRQLLSDGANWGLSFVYAEQPRPEGLAQAFLIGRDFIGDHPSTLVLGDNLFYGNDLGSLLKRVSAQPSGATIFGYRVEDPSGYGIVEFDANYNVIGLEEKPVKPRSNYAIPGLYFYDNQVVDIAGELKPSARGELEITDVNKQYLDRGALHVELLGRGTAWLDTGTHETLLQASQFIEIIERRQGLKIACPEEIAYRMGYIDAAQVECLAEPLRQNSYGQYLLRMIREPRFT